A genome region from Macaca nemestrina isolate mMacNem1 chromosome 15, mMacNem.hap1, whole genome shotgun sequence includes the following:
- the LOC139358378 gene encoding LOW QUALITY PROTEIN: kin of IRRE-like protein 2 (The sequence of the model RefSeq protein was modified relative to this genomic sequence to represent the inferred CDS: substituted 1 base at 1 genomic stop codon), translated as MLVPALLVLLFCFRGSADPSPHFLQQPEDLVVLLGEEARLRCALGAYWGLVQWTKSGLALGGQRDPRGWSRYWISGNAANGQHDLHIRPVELEDEASYECQATQAGLRSRPAQLHVLVPPEVPQVLGGPSVSLIAGVPVNLTCRSLGDARPTPELLXFRDGVRLDGTTFHQTLLKEGTPGSVESTLTLTPSSHDDGATLVCRAWSQALPAGRDTAITLSLQYPPEVTLSASPRTVQEGEKVTFLCQATAQPPVTGYRWAKGGSSVLGTRGPRLEVVAGASFLTEPVSCEVSNAVGSANRSTALDVLFGPILQAKPEPVSLDVGEDASFSCAWRGNPLPRVTWTRRCGAQVLGSGDALRLPSVGPQDAGDYVCRAEPGLSGQGGCAAEAPLTVNAPPVVTALESSHGTSLDNSGLSSGSQRDQQLADKAFLN; from the exons ATGCTGGTCCCCGCCCTCCTCGTCCTGCTCTTCTGCTTCAGAGGGAGCGCAG ACCCGTCGCCCCATTTCCTGCAACAGCCAGAGGACCTGGTGGTGCTGCTGGGGGAGGAAGCCCGGCTGCGGTGTGCTCTGGGCGCCTACTGGGGGCTAGTTCAGTGGACTAAGAGTGGGCTGGCCCTAGGGGGCCAAAGGGACCCGCGAG GGTGGTCCCGGTACTGGATATCAGGGAATGCAGCCAATGGCCAGCATGACCTCCACATTAGGCCCGTGGAGCTAGAGGATGAAGCATCATATGAATGTCAGGCTACACAAGCAGGCCTCCGCTCGAGACCAGCCCAACTTCACGTGCTGG TCCCCCCAGAAGTCCCCCAGGTGCTGGGCGGCCCCTCTGTGTCTCTCATTGCTGGAGTTCCTGTGAACCTGACATGTCGGAGCCTTGGGGATGCCCGCCCTACCCCTGAATTGCTGTAGTTCCGAGATGGGGTCCGGTTGGATGGAACCACCTTCCATCAG ACCCTGCTGAAGGAAGGGACCCCTGGATCAGTGGAGAGCACCTTAACCCTGACCCCTTCCAGCCATGATGATGGAGCCACCTTGGTCTGCagggcctggagccaggccctgcctgcggGAAGGGACACAGCTATCACACTGAGCCTGCAGT ACCCCCCAGAGGTGACTCTGTCTGCTTCACCACGCACTgtgcaggagggagagaaggtcACTTTCCTGTGCCAGGCCACAGCCCAGCCTCCAGTCACAGGCTACAG GTGGGCAAAAGGGGGCTCCTCGGTGCTCGGGACCCGCGGGCCAAGGTTGGAGGTCGTGGCAGGCGCCTCGTTCCTGACTGAGCCCGTGTCCTGCGAGGTCAGCAACGCCGTGGGCAGCGCCAACCGCAGCACTGCGCTGGATGTGCTGT TTGGGCCGATTCTGCAGGCAAAGCCGGAGCCCGTGTCCCTGGACGTGGGGGAAGACGCCTCCTTCAGCTGTGCCTGGCGCGGGAACCCGCTTCCACGGGTAACCTGGACCCGCCGCTGTGGCGCGCAG GTGCTGGGCTCTGGAGACGCACTGCGCCTTCCGTCGGTGGGACCACAGGACGCAGGAGACTATGTGTGCAGGGCTGAGCCTGGGCTCTCGGGCCAGGGGGGCTGTGCCGCGGAGGCTCCCCTGACTGTGAACG CTCCCCCAGTAGTGACAGCCCTTGAGTCTAGCCATGGAACTAGTCTCGACAACAGTGGGTTGTCATCTGGGTCCCAAAGAGATCAACAGCTTGCTGACAAAGCTTTTCTTAATTGA